One Alnus glutinosa chromosome 3, dhAlnGlut1.1, whole genome shotgun sequence genomic region harbors:
- the LOC133864075 gene encoding mitochondrial adenine nucleotide transporter ADNT1 isoform X2, with product MASEDVKTSESAVSTIVNLAEEAKLAREGVKAPSYAVLSICKSLFAGGFAGGLSRTAVAPLERLKILLQVQNPHNIKYNGTLQGLKYIWRTEGLRGLFKGNGTNCARIVPNSAVKFFSYEQASEGILHLYRQQTGNDAQLTPLLRLGAGACAGIIAMSATYPMDMVRGRLTVQTEKSPFQYRGIFHALSTVFREEGPRALYKGWLPSVIGVIPYVGLNFAVYESLKDWLIKTKPYGLVDNSELSVGTRLACGAAAGTVGQTVAYPLDVIRRRMQMVGWNNAASVVIGDGRSKASLEYTGMVDAFRKTVRHEGFGALYKGLVPNSVKVVPSIAIAFVSYEMVKDILGVEIRISD from the exons ATGGCTTCGGAGGACGTGAAGACGAGCGAATCGGCGGTGTCGACGATTGTGAATCTGGCGGAGGAGGCGAAGCTGGCGAGAGAGGGCGTGAAGGCTCCGAGCTACGCTGTTCTCAGTATTTGCAAGTCTCTGTTCGCAGGTGGATTCGCCGGAGGACT GTCACGCACAGCTGTTGCTCCTTTGGAAAGGTTGAAAATATTGCTACAG GTCCAGAATCCCCATAACATAAAATACAATGGAACACTTCAAGGCTTGAAATACATATGGAGAACTGAGGGTCTTCGTGGACTGTTCAAAGGAAACGGTACTAACTGTGCACGTATTGTACCAAACTCTGCGGTCAAGTTCTTCAGCTATGAGCAGGCTTCAGA GGGAATCTTGCATCTGTATAGGCAGCAAACTGGCAATG ATGCTCAGCTTACTCCTCTTTTGCGTCTTGGGGCTGGGGCATGTGCTGGAATAATTGCCATGTCTGCAACTTACCCAATGGACATGGTACGAGGCAGGCTAACTGTACAG ACAGAAAAGTCTCCTTTCCAGTACAGAGGAATTTTCCATGCTCTATCAACTGTGTTCCGGGAAGAAGGTCCACGGGCTTTGTACAAGGGCTGGCTTCCTTCTGTTATTGGAGTT ATTCCTTATGTGGGTCTCAACTTTGCTGTGTATGAATCTTTAAAGGATTGGTTGATTAAAACTAAACCATATGGACTGGTTGATAACTCTGAGTTGAGCGTGGGAACACGGCTGGCATGTGGGGCTGCTGCTGGAACTGTAGGACAAACTGTTGCTTATCCTCTTGATGTCATACGTCGACGAATGCAGATGGTGGGATGGAATAATGCTGCTTCTGTTGTCATTGGTGATGGGAGGAGCAAGGCCTCACTCGAATATACTGGTATGGTTGATGCATTCAGGAAAACTGTTCGGCATGAGGGCTTTGGGGCATTGTACAAGGGTTTGGTCCCCAATTCTGTGAAG GTAGTTCCATCTATAGCAATTGCATTTGTGTCATACGAGATGGTGAAGGACATTCTGGGAGTTGAGATCAGAATCTCTGACTGA
- the LOC133864075 gene encoding mitochondrial adenine nucleotide transporter ADNT1 isoform X1, with translation MASEDVKTSESAVSTIVNLAEEAKLAREGVKAPSYAVLSICKSLFAGGFAGGLSRTAVAPLERLKILLQVQNPHNIKYNGTLQGLKYIWRTEGLRGLFKGNGTNCARIVPNSAVKFFSYEQASEGILHLYRQQTGNEDAQLTPLLRLGAGACAGIIAMSATYPMDMVRGRLTVQTEKSPFQYRGIFHALSTVFREEGPRALYKGWLPSVIGVIPYVGLNFAVYESLKDWLIKTKPYGLVDNSELSVGTRLACGAAAGTVGQTVAYPLDVIRRRMQMVGWNNAASVVIGDGRSKASLEYTGMVDAFRKTVRHEGFGALYKGLVPNSVKVVPSIAIAFVSYEMVKDILGVEIRISD, from the exons ATGGCTTCGGAGGACGTGAAGACGAGCGAATCGGCGGTGTCGACGATTGTGAATCTGGCGGAGGAGGCGAAGCTGGCGAGAGAGGGCGTGAAGGCTCCGAGCTACGCTGTTCTCAGTATTTGCAAGTCTCTGTTCGCAGGTGGATTCGCCGGAGGACT GTCACGCACAGCTGTTGCTCCTTTGGAAAGGTTGAAAATATTGCTACAG GTCCAGAATCCCCATAACATAAAATACAATGGAACACTTCAAGGCTTGAAATACATATGGAGAACTGAGGGTCTTCGTGGACTGTTCAAAGGAAACGGTACTAACTGTGCACGTATTGTACCAAACTCTGCGGTCAAGTTCTTCAGCTATGAGCAGGCTTCAGA GGGAATCTTGCATCTGTATAGGCAGCAAACTGGCAATG AAGATGCTCAGCTTACTCCTCTTTTGCGTCTTGGGGCTGGGGCATGTGCTGGAATAATTGCCATGTCTGCAACTTACCCAATGGACATGGTACGAGGCAGGCTAACTGTACAG ACAGAAAAGTCTCCTTTCCAGTACAGAGGAATTTTCCATGCTCTATCAACTGTGTTCCGGGAAGAAGGTCCACGGGCTTTGTACAAGGGCTGGCTTCCTTCTGTTATTGGAGTT ATTCCTTATGTGGGTCTCAACTTTGCTGTGTATGAATCTTTAAAGGATTGGTTGATTAAAACTAAACCATATGGACTGGTTGATAACTCTGAGTTGAGCGTGGGAACACGGCTGGCATGTGGGGCTGCTGCTGGAACTGTAGGACAAACTGTTGCTTATCCTCTTGATGTCATACGTCGACGAATGCAGATGGTGGGATGGAATAATGCTGCTTCTGTTGTCATTGGTGATGGGAGGAGCAAGGCCTCACTCGAATATACTGGTATGGTTGATGCATTCAGGAAAACTGTTCGGCATGAGGGCTTTGGGGCATTGTACAAGGGTTTGGTCCCCAATTCTGTGAAG GTAGTTCCATCTATAGCAATTGCATTTGTGTCATACGAGATGGTGAAGGACATTCTGGGAGTTGAGATCAGAATCTCTGACTGA
- the LOC133864544 gene encoding uncharacterized protein LOC133864544 yields MEQFRQIGEVLGSLKALMVFRDNIQINPRQCCLLLDIFNFAYESIAEEMRQSLIFEEKHMKWKVLEQPFREVHKIFKEGEAYIRQCLETKDWWAKAITLYQNTDCIEFHIYNLLSCIPIVIEAIETVGELSGWDQDDMQKKRLFNMNKYKREHRDLKLFQWKFGKQYLITHDFCNRFDTVWKEDRWILLNKLQEKKTLGSTKYDKCLSDLLLKNLDGKLFPTSILVGSKDYHVRRRLGGGRQYKEILWLGESFVIRHFYADIEHLIPEVSRLLSLSHPNIMHFLCGFTDEEKEKKEFFLLMELMNKDLSSYNKEISGPRKRNAFSLPAAVDLMLQIARGMEYLHSKKIYHGDLNPSNILVKSKEGNMHAKVSGFGLSSIKHVSQKSSSNQNGTLPFIWYAPEVLEEQEQAGSTANSKHTEKSDVYSFGMVCFELLTGKVPFEDSHLQGDKMSRNIRAGERPLFPFHSPKYLTSLTKRCWHTDPNQRLSFSSICRILRYIKRFLALNPDYNSQPDPPMPLVDYCDIESGLLRKLPLMGSSDPSPVSQIPFQMFAYRIEEKEKTSASQKDNSESGSDGASAYGDENVPMMDDPIFSPANESKSLASPDSGNKKSSSLKKSPDMKANRQAGTAKGRSVRPPQLTPCGRSMRISSESHQMATSPRIQRTSSGHASDSELS; encoded by the exons ATGGAGCAATTTCGTCAGATTGGAGAGGTACTAGGGAGCTTGAAGGCTCTAATGGTTTTCAGAGACAATATCCAAATCAACCCACGTCAGTGCTGTTTACTGCTTGATATCTTCAACTTCGCATACGAATCAATAGCAGAAGAGATGAGACAGAGCCTGATATTTGAAGAAAAGCACATGAAATGGAAAGTTCTTGAGCAGCCTTTTAGAGAAGTCCACAAAATATTCAAAGAAGGAGAAGCCTATATTAGGCAGTGTTTGGAAACCAAGGATTGGTGGGCTAAGGCCATTACCCTTTATCAAAACACTGACTGCATTGAGTTTCACATCTACAACTTGCTTTCCTGTATTCCGATTGTCATCGAAGCAATTGAGACTGTAGGAGAGTTATCTGGTTGGGATCAGGATGATATGCAGAAGAAGAGACTCTTTAACATGAACAAGTACAAGAGAGAACATAGAGATTTGAAACTTTTCCAGTGGAAATTCGGGAAGCAGTACCTCATCACTCACGATTTTTGCAATCGATTTGACACGGTTTGGAAGGAAGATAGATGGATTCTTCTAAATAAGCTCCAGGAAAAGAAAACCTTGGGTTCCACAAAGTATGACAAGTGTCTCAGTGATCTCCTTCTCAAAAACTTAGATGGGAAACTCTTTCCAACCTCAATCCTTGTCGGATCTAAGGACTACCACGTGCGGCGGCGGTTAGGCGGCGGCAGGCAATACAAGGAGATCCTATGGTTGGGAGAAAGCTTTGTAATAAGACATTTTTATGCGGATATTGAACACCTTATACCTGAGGTTTCTAGACTGTTGTCTCTTTCCCACCCAAACATAATGCACTTTCTTTGTGGGTTTACCGacgaggaaaaggaaaagaaagagtttTTTCTGCTTATGGAACTCATGAACAAAGACCTTTCCAGCTACAACAAAGAGATTTCTGGCCCAAGGAAGCGGAATGCATTCTCTCTTCCTGCTGCAGTTGATCTTATGCTTCAAATAGCAAGAGGAATGGAATATCTCCATTCAAAGAAAATCTACCATGGAGATTTGAATCCTTCCAACATTCTTGTCAAATCTAAAGAAGGTAACATGCATGCAAAGGTTTCAGGGTTTGGACTATCCTCCATTAAACATGTTAGCCAAAAAAGCTCTTCAAATCAAAATGGAACACTCCCATTCATCTGGTATGCCCCTGAAGTTCTGGAAGAGCAAGAACAGGCAGGAAGTACAGCGAATTCCAAGCACACAGAAAAGTCAGACGTGTACAGTTTTGGAATGGTTTGCTTTGAACTTTTGACCGGGAAAGTTCCTTTTGAGGATAGCCATCTTCAAGGAGACAAGATGAGTCGGAACATTAGAGCAGGCGAGAGGCCACTTTTTCCATTCCATTCACCAAAATACTTGACCAGTTTGACAAAGAGATGTTGGCATACTGACCCAAATCAACGGCTAAGCTTCTCATCCATCTGTAGGATTCTTCGCTATATCAAACGGTTCCTTGCATTGAATCCCGATTATAACAGCCAGCCAGACCCACCAATGCCATTGGTAGATTACTGCGACATAGAGTCGGGGCTTTTGAGGAAGCTCCCTTTAATGGGAAGTTCTGATCCATCGCCAGTATCACAAATCCCATTTCAGATGTTTGCTTATAGAATTGAGGAGAAGGAGAAAACAAGTGCAAGCCAAAAAGACAATTCAGAATCAGGAAGTGATGGAGCTTCAGCTTATGGGGATGAAAATGTGCCGATGATGGATGATCCAATCTTCTCACCCGCAAATGAAAGCAAGTCTTTAGCTTCACCTGATAGTGGGAACAAAAAATCTTCATCGTTAAAGAAATCTCCTGATATGAAAGCAAACAGACAAGCAG GAACAGCAAAAGGACGATCCGTAAGACCTCCACAGCTGACACCTTGTGGGCGTAGTATGAGAATAAGTTCAGAAAGCCATCAAATGGCGACGAGTCCAAGAATACAGAGAACATCTTCTGGTCATGCCTCAGATTCCGAACTCTCCTAG